A single region of the Candidatus Protochlamydia amoebophila UWE25 genome encodes:
- a CDS encoding ferritin-like domain-containing protein yields MKQQQTGLHKLFIDELQDMYSAEKQITEAMPKLTKSASLPELKEALMDHLKETKTQVARLEQIFEIMGLPAKEKLCKAMEGILKEGEELTKIMEKSTTLDAAIISAAQKVEHYEIASYGTLCSFAKHLQLNSQIRDLLKDTLDEEKAADKKLTKLGEGSFFTSGVNAEAAEAKK; encoded by the coding sequence ATGAAACAACAACAAACTGGCTTACATAAATTATTTATTGATGAATTGCAAGACATGTATAGTGCGGAAAAGCAAATTACAGAGGCCATGCCCAAATTAACTAAATCAGCTTCTCTACCTGAATTAAAAGAAGCACTCATGGATCATTTGAAAGAAACAAAAACTCAAGTAGCTCGTCTGGAACAAATCTTTGAGATAATGGGTTTACCAGCCAAAGAAAAACTTTGTAAAGCGATGGAAGGAATATTGAAAGAAGGAGAAGAGCTCACAAAAATTATGGAAAAATCAACTACATTAGATGCAGCTATTATCAGTGCTGCACAAAAAGTTGAGCATTATGAAATTGCTTCTTATGGAACGCTGTGTAGCTTTGCTAAACATCTTCAGTTGAATAGCCAAATCCGAGATCTTCTTAAAGATACACTTGATGAAGAAAAGGCTGCGGATAAAAAATTAACAAAGCTTGGAGAAGGCTCATTTTTTACATCGGGAGTCAATGCTGAAGCCGCAGAAGCAAAAAAATAA
- a CDS encoding thioredoxin family protein, with amino-acid sequence MKVLNYLLCLFICLTALVYSEIKSVKDKICCDLNASSIVEVTQDNFKQLIFPEKPVILMIYAEWCGCCCRFQPILETFSESFKESIRFAKLNYDEETDLADSFDINYFPTFIFIDSGIVMDKTDEIDTQEELESQIFAWINQLN; translated from the coding sequence ATGAAAGTTTTAAATTATCTTCTTTGCCTTTTTATTTGCCTGACAGCCTTGGTCTATAGCGAGATAAAATCTGTTAAAGATAAAATCTGTTGCGATCTTAATGCTTCTTCGATTGTTGAAGTCACTCAAGATAACTTTAAACAGCTGATATTTCCAGAAAAACCTGTTATTTTGATGATTTATGCAGAATGGTGTGGGTGTTGCTGTCGCTTTCAACCTATTTTGGAAACGTTTAGCGAAAGTTTTAAAGAATCTATCCGTTTTGCTAAATTAAATTATGATGAAGAAACTGATTTAGCTGATTCTTTCGATATCAACTATTTTCCTACATTTATATTTATTGATTCAGGGATCGTTATGGATAAAACTGATGAAATAGATACTCAAGAAGAGTTGGAATCTCAAATTTTTGCATGGATAAATCAATTAAACTAA
- a CDS encoding ligase-associated DNA damage response DEXH box helicase, translating into MTLPKHSLIEQWFNFKKWEPLPFQKEAWLKFLEGKSGLISVPTGAGKTYAAYLSALSKLHEDPKKGIQILYITPLRALAKDLESALKAPIDDLKLIYRVERRTGDTSYIKKEKQNKHPPEILITTPESLAVMLCNGHATSQFSYLQSIIVDEWHELLASKRGVLFELCLSRLKAWKPSVQIWGLTATIGNIQQAAQVCVGVDRSPIIVNAKMEREVILTAVLPESLDKLPWTGRLGLRLLPYVLNRLNFNQSTLIFTNTRSQTERWYQAILEARPEWKNLIAIHHSAIDKKTREGIEEGIKFGSIRFVVCTSSLDLGIDLPRVEKVIQIGSPKSVARLLQRAGRSSHRPLTPCYIEVVPTHALELIEIQAYRLAIKEHHIESRLPLKNCYDVLMQHMMTCAIGEGFQKDELFSQIKTTACFQDLSLKDFEDCLHFLISGGNSLKAYPEYKKLVYSNDKYIVEDKGLIRRHKMSIGTISSDSQITVKWTKGKAIGMIEESFLTNLKPGDHFLFGGKQLQLVQYRDMTAYVRLAKHKQKHAAVWRGSHLPFSASLGVELRKVCEQKISLNSSDQEKFLLDQIIQLQQKFSYLPTTKQLLIELTKSQEGWHLFVYPFEGKIIHQGLALLVAHRLSKKASQTFTISTNDYGFELLSRKSFQEEMLTTELFSTQYMNEDIQELINTQEIGKRYFRDIARIAGLIFPGYPHKHKTNRQVQISSSLLFDVLQKYDANNLLLQQAKKEVLDIQFEKIQLKNCLTRLSQAQLMIKKLKKFSPFGLELFVERVNDTLSTESLTERIKQIQNSWF; encoded by the coding sequence ATGACTCTTCCTAAGCATTCACTCATTGAACAATGGTTTAATTTTAAAAAATGGGAACCTCTTCCCTTTCAAAAAGAAGCCTGGTTAAAATTTTTAGAAGGAAAAAGTGGGTTAATTTCTGTTCCGACAGGGGCTGGTAAAACATATGCTGCTTATCTTTCAGCTCTTTCTAAGCTTCATGAAGATCCCAAAAAAGGAATTCAAATCTTATACATCACTCCTTTAAGGGCTTTAGCAAAAGATTTGGAAAGCGCTCTTAAAGCTCCTATTGATGATTTAAAATTGATTTACCGCGTCGAAAGGCGCACAGGAGATACTTCCTATATAAAAAAAGAAAAGCAGAATAAACATCCCCCAGAAATTTTGATTACGACTCCTGAGAGTTTGGCTGTGATGCTTTGCAATGGTCACGCAACTTCTCAATTTAGCTATCTACAGTCCATTATTGTCGATGAATGGCATGAGCTGTTAGCTTCTAAAAGAGGCGTCTTGTTTGAGCTTTGTCTATCTCGATTAAAAGCTTGGAAACCTTCCGTACAAATTTGGGGATTAACCGCGACAATTGGCAATATTCAGCAAGCTGCACAAGTTTGTGTAGGAGTTGATCGCAGTCCCATCATTGTAAATGCAAAAATGGAACGAGAAGTCATCTTAACGGCTGTATTGCCAGAATCTTTGGATAAGCTCCCGTGGACAGGAAGATTGGGTTTACGATTACTCCCTTACGTTCTAAATCGACTAAACTTCAATCAATCTACTCTTATTTTTACTAATACACGCTCGCAAACAGAAAGATGGTATCAAGCGATATTAGAGGCGAGGCCTGAATGGAAAAACTTAATAGCCATTCATCATAGTGCCATCGATAAAAAAACAAGGGAAGGAATAGAAGAGGGGATTAAATTTGGTTCGATTCGTTTTGTTGTTTGCACCTCTTCTTTAGATTTAGGAATCGATTTACCAAGGGTTGAAAAAGTCATTCAAATTGGCTCCCCTAAAAGTGTTGCACGGCTTCTTCAAAGAGCTGGGCGCTCTTCTCATCGCCCTCTTACGCCTTGTTACATTGAAGTTGTTCCTACACATGCCCTAGAATTAATCGAAATTCAAGCTTATCGACTAGCTATTAAAGAACATCATATTGAAAGCCGTTTGCCTTTAAAAAATTGCTATGATGTTTTAATGCAGCACATGATGACATGTGCAATTGGAGAAGGTTTTCAAAAAGATGAACTTTTTTCTCAGATAAAAACAACAGCTTGTTTTCAAGATTTGAGTTTGAAAGATTTTGAAGATTGCTTGCATTTTTTAATTTCGGGAGGAAATTCTTTAAAAGCTTACCCTGAATATAAAAAGCTAGTTTATTCAAATGACAAATACATTGTTGAAGATAAAGGATTGATTCGTCGGCATAAAATGAGTATCGGAACCATTTCTTCTGATTCTCAAATTACCGTTAAATGGACCAAAGGAAAAGCGATTGGAATGATAGAAGAATCTTTTTTGACGAATTTAAAACCTGGAGATCATTTTCTTTTTGGGGGAAAACAATTACAGTTAGTTCAATATCGAGACATGACAGCTTATGTTCGTTTAGCCAAACATAAGCAAAAACATGCAGCCGTTTGGAGAGGAAGCCATCTTCCTTTTTCAGCGTCTTTAGGAGTAGAGCTAAGAAAAGTATGTGAGCAAAAAATATCGCTTAACTCGTCCGACCAAGAAAAATTTCTTTTAGATCAAATCATTCAATTACAACAAAAATTTTCGTATCTTCCTACGACAAAACAGCTTTTGATTGAATTAACAAAGTCTCAGGAAGGATGGCATCTTTTTGTTTATCCTTTTGAAGGTAAAATTATCCATCAAGGTCTTGCTTTGTTAGTTGCTCATCGTTTATCAAAAAAAGCGTCTCAAACTTTTACAATAAGTACAAATGATTATGGATTTGAATTGCTGAGCCGGAAGTCTTTCCAGGAGGAAATGCTAACAACGGAACTTTTTTCAACTCAATATATGAATGAAGACATCCAGGAATTGATTAATACTCAAGAAATTGGAAAAAGGTATTTTAGAGATATTGCTAGAATTGCAGGATTAATCTTTCCAGGTTATCCACACAAACATAAAACAAATAGACAAGTACAAATCAGCAGTAGCCTTTTATTTGATGTTTTACAAAAATATGACGCAAATAATTTGCTGCTACAGCAAGCTAAAAAGGAAGTATTAGATATTCAATTTGAAAAAATTCAGCTAAAAAATTGTTTAACACGTTTATCTCAAGCTCAATTAATGATAAAAAAACTCAAAAAATTTAGCCCCTTTGGATTGGAGTTATTTGTAGAACGCGTTAATGACACTTTATCTACAGAAAGCTTAACAGAGCGAATTAAGCAAATTCAAAATAGTTGGTTCTGA
- a CDS encoding MBL fold metallo-hydrolase, producing the protein MFFQKIYTPGLAINTYLLGDETTKECVVIDPTRVVTPIIMAAENAEMHIKAILETHVHADFISGARELKFQLKNAPIIYSSGFGGEQWVPAYADHIVKEEDVLSFGSIRLKPLHTPGHTPEHIMWICYDETRSHDLPWFIFSGDCLFVGSVGRPDLLGENAFNFLAKELYQSLFVRIAHLPDSVEVFPAHGAGSLCGKNIGGVDATTLGYERTCNPYLNPIEETEWIKSISQDLPAIPPYFSLMKKINVSNPPLLSELKVEKVCSERDLDLNLCFLLDVRYPELFARFHLPGSVNIPMTPSFYSWAGWLIPHNIPLIIITNRENQMNDIVSQLRLIGFDQPFYLFVLKDDAEKKMNRIECFSYLTPEELAKRLHDPKENVFVLDVRTTSEWHSGHIADAYHVELNNLYQYMHKIPQNRLIAVICRSGIRASTAISLLKKYGFNHVVNVRGGMQAWIDLEFPIITSDKE; encoded by the coding sequence ATGTTTTTTCAAAAAATTTACACTCCAGGCCTGGCAATTAATACTTATTTGTTAGGAGATGAAACGACCAAAGAATGCGTCGTGATAGATCCTACTCGTGTAGTTACTCCGATCATTATGGCTGCTGAAAACGCTGAAATGCACATCAAAGCTATATTGGAAACGCATGTGCATGCTGACTTCATTTCCGGGGCTAGAGAATTAAAATTTCAATTAAAAAATGCTCCAATTATTTATTCTTCGGGGTTTGGCGGAGAGCAATGGGTTCCCGCTTATGCTGATCATATTGTCAAAGAAGAAGATGTTTTGTCATTCGGATCTATTCGTTTAAAACCTCTGCATACGCCAGGACATACGCCTGAACATATCATGTGGATTTGTTATGATGAAACAAGAAGCCATGATCTTCCCTGGTTCATTTTTTCCGGGGATTGTTTATTTGTAGGTAGTGTAGGAAGACCGGATTTATTAGGAGAAAATGCGTTTAACTTTCTTGCTAAAGAGCTTTATCAAAGCTTATTCGTCAGGATTGCTCATTTACCGGATTCTGTTGAAGTCTTTCCTGCACATGGAGCCGGCTCTCTTTGTGGTAAAAACATTGGAGGAGTAGACGCAACAACTTTAGGTTACGAGAGAACTTGTAATCCTTATTTAAATCCAATTGAAGAAACAGAATGGATTAAAAGTATTAGTCAGGATTTGCCTGCAATTCCTCCCTATTTTTCTCTCATGAAAAAAATAAATGTCTCTAATCCACCTTTATTGAGTGAACTAAAAGTTGAAAAAGTCTGTTCTGAAAGAGATTTAGATTTGAATTTGTGTTTTTTATTAGATGTTCGTTATCCAGAACTTTTTGCGCGATTTCATCTTCCAGGGTCCGTCAATATCCCTATGACACCTTCTTTTTATTCATGGGCAGGATGGCTTATTCCCCATAATATCCCATTAATCATTATTACAAACCGTGAAAATCAAATGAATGATATCGTGTCTCAATTGCGCTTAATTGGCTTTGATCAGCCCTTTTATTTATTTGTACTAAAAGATGACGCAGAAAAAAAGATGAATCGTATTGAGTGTTTTAGTTATCTAACCCCAGAAGAACTTGCAAAAAGATTGCACGACCCGAAAGAAAATGTTTTTGTTTTAGATGTACGAACCACCTCAGAATGGCACTCTGGCCATATTGCAGATGCTTATCACGTGGAGTTAAATAATCTTTATCAATATATGCATAAAATCCCTCAAAATCGTTTAATTGCAGTCATTTGCCGATCTGGAATACGCGCGTCTACAGCAATATCCCTACTAAAAAAATATGGCTTTAATCACGTTGTCAATGTAAGAGGAGGAATGCAAGCTTGGATCGACCTTGAATTTCCTATAATTACTTCTGATAAAGAATAA
- a CDS encoding ligase-associated DNA damage response exonuclease, with protein sequence MEIPLKVIKQGLYCPDGDFFIDAWQPVPRCIITHAHGDHAYAGHGHYIATDETIKILRKRIGGEFESEALTYNQKIKLGNTWVSLHPAGHILGSAQIRIETPGCVTVISGDYKRAKDETCLPFEVVECDIFVTESTFALPIYQWPHSHTIAKQIKEWWLENATHDYPSILFCYSLGKAQRVLSMLADQENFVYLHGAICSLSKIYAEMGIKMARFKPVSEGEKGMKFSKELILAPPSAAGTPWLKRFPSCRTALASGWMQVRGTRRRHALDRGFILSDHADWKALIETISQTQAKIILTTHGNASTLAQYLRETRNLDARELKGLDVTLVSEDQ encoded by the coding sequence ATGGAAATTCCTTTAAAAGTCATTAAACAAGGTTTATATTGCCCAGACGGAGATTTCTTTATTGATGCTTGGCAACCAGTCCCTCGTTGCATCATCACGCATGCGCATGGCGATCATGCTTATGCTGGTCATGGACACTACATTGCAACTGATGAAACGATTAAAATTCTACGGAAAAGAATTGGAGGCGAGTTTGAAAGCGAAGCTTTAACATATAATCAGAAAATCAAACTTGGAAATACATGGGTTTCATTGCATCCAGCAGGGCATATTTTAGGATCGGCGCAAATAAGAATCGAAACACCTGGCTGTGTCACAGTCATATCGGGTGATTATAAGCGAGCAAAAGATGAAACGTGTTTACCATTTGAAGTAGTTGAATGTGATATTTTCGTCACTGAATCTACTTTTGCCTTGCCCATTTATCAATGGCCTCATAGTCACACCATTGCCAAACAGATCAAAGAGTGGTGGTTGGAGAATGCCACTCATGATTACCCTTCTATTTTATTTTGTTATTCACTTGGCAAAGCACAACGGGTTTTGTCGATGTTAGCGGACCAAGAAAATTTTGTGTATTTGCATGGAGCTATATGTTCATTGTCAAAAATCTATGCAGAAATGGGAATCAAAATGGCTCGTTTTAAGCCTGTTTCGGAAGGTGAAAAGGGGATGAAATTTTCTAAAGAGCTTATACTAGCTCCACCTTCGGCAGCGGGAACTCCATGGTTGAAACGTTTTCCAAGTTGTCGGACAGCTTTGGCGTCCGGTTGGATGCAAGTAAGGGGAACAAGGCGTCGCCACGCTTTAGATCGTGGGTTTATTTTATCTGATCATGCAGATTGGAAAGCATTGATTGAAACAATTTCACAAACACAAGCAAAAATTATTTTAACTACTCACGGGAATGCTTCTACGTTGGCTCAATATTTACGCGAAACGCGAAACCTCGATGCCAGAGAGTTAAAGGGGCTAGATGTTACTTTAGTGAGTGAGGATCAATGA
- a CDS encoding ATP-dependent DNA ligase, with the protein MKNFSLLFEQIDQTQSTNEKVSYIQKYFADSSPADGAWALFFLSGHRLKRLISGKKLLKWCQELLQLPDWLVEESYAAVGDTAETISLLLPFKEKEIKNKLTLSEWMEMRIKPLQGLLEEKQKEQIFLYWNELNTKETFIFNKILTGSFRVGVSSLLTLKGLSQALEIPREILSQHVMGTWEPTAEFFASLSITDDRKQYLNPYPFYLAYPFEGDLKTLENPFDWLAEWKWDGIRAQVVKRGGECAIWSRGNELVSSQFPEIMEVCKQLPDGTVLDGELIAYQSNRPLAFGELQKRLGRKNVSKSMQKNIPVILMIYDVLEYRGEDIRKLPLGDRRDVLKCLNLESPQLLISDEISFSNWEELSEKRALARQQGTEGVMLKKRNSFYGVGRQKGNWWKYKIDPMVIDAVLMYAQAGSGRRANLFTDYTFGIWNQNELIPIAKAYSGLDQGEINKLDRWIRMHTEEKFGPVRKVKTEQVFEIAFEGIQRSNRHKSGIALRFPRIKRWRTDKPYQECDDLETIIKTFLHDSS; encoded by the coding sequence ATGAAAAATTTTTCACTTCTTTTTGAACAGATTGATCAAACACAATCAACGAATGAAAAAGTCTCTTATATTCAAAAATATTTTGCTGATTCTTCCCCAGCCGATGGAGCATGGGCTCTTTTTTTTTTAAGCGGGCATCGTTTAAAAAGATTAATTAGTGGAAAGAAATTATTAAAGTGGTGTCAGGAACTTTTGCAACTTCCTGATTGGTTGGTAGAAGAATCATATGCAGCCGTAGGAGATACAGCAGAAACAATTTCTTTATTATTACCTTTTAAAGAAAAAGAAATTAAAAATAAACTGACCCTTTCCGAATGGATGGAAATGCGAATTAAACCACTTCAAGGTCTTCTAGAAGAAAAACAAAAAGAGCAGATTTTTCTTTACTGGAATGAACTGAACACTAAAGAGACTTTTATTTTTAACAAAATACTGACGGGTTCTTTTCGCGTTGGTGTTTCTTCTTTGTTAACATTAAAAGGATTAAGCCAAGCATTAGAAATTCCTCGTGAAATTTTAAGTCAGCATGTAATGGGAACCTGGGAACCCACAGCAGAATTTTTTGCTAGTTTGAGTATCACAGATGATCGTAAACAATATTTAAATCCTTATCCCTTTTATTTGGCTTATCCTTTTGAAGGCGATTTAAAGACATTAGAAAATCCGTTTGATTGGTTAGCAGAATGGAAATGGGATGGGATCCGAGCACAAGTTGTCAAAAGGGGAGGGGAATGTGCCATTTGGTCAAGAGGAAATGAATTAGTTTCTTCGCAATTTCCCGAAATTATGGAAGTTTGCAAACAACTTCCAGACGGGACGGTATTAGATGGAGAATTGATTGCTTATCAATCGAATCGCCCCTTAGCATTTGGAGAATTACAAAAACGCCTTGGAAGAAAAAATGTGTCAAAAAGTATGCAAAAAAATATTCCAGTAATTTTAATGATTTATGACGTTTTAGAATATCGGGGGGAAGATATTCGTAAATTACCTTTGGGCGATCGAAGAGACGTTTTGAAATGTTTAAACCTAGAATCCCCACAGCTTCTCATTTCGGATGAAATCTCTTTTTCAAACTGGGAAGAGTTAAGCGAAAAACGAGCTTTAGCTAGACAACAAGGGACAGAAGGAGTGATGTTAAAGAAGCGAAACTCTTTTTATGGTGTAGGACGTCAAAAAGGAAATTGGTGGAAGTATAAAATTGATCCGATGGTCATTGATGCTGTTTTAATGTATGCTCAAGCTGGTTCAGGTAGAAGGGCTAATTTATTTACAGATTATACTTTTGGTATTTGGAATCAAAATGAATTAATTCCCATTGCTAAAGCTTATTCTGGTTTAGATCAAGGGGAAATCAACAAGTTAGATCGTTGGATCCGAATGCATACCGAAGAAAAATTTGGCCCGGTTAGAAAAGTAAAGACAGAACAGGTTTTTGAGATCGCTTTTGAAGGGATACAGCGTTCTAATCGCCATAAATCAGGAATAGCTCTACGATTTCCTCGCATCAAAAGATGGAGAACTGATAAACCTTATCAAGAATGCGATGATTTAGAAACAATTATAAAAACGTTTTTACATGACTCTTCCTAA
- a CDS encoding HdeD family acid-resistance protein: MLESIQKNRTLLIIEGFLFALLGIIAIALPGISTLSTELFIGWLILLGGVIQTYRTFQSYREKGFWASFVVSLMYLLFGILLLIDPSAGVISLTILLMLFFIFEGVAKIIMGFQLKSTNSWIWFIFSGALSLMMAGIIWMGWPETAFWVLGLLVGINLLFFGLSLTFLALGITKIDQEQLK, encoded by the coding sequence ATGCTTGAATCTATTCAAAAAAACCGGACTCTTTTAATAATTGAAGGATTTTTATTTGCCCTTCTAGGCATAATAGCAATCGCATTACCAGGGATTTCAACTTTAAGTACAGAATTGTTTATAGGGTGGCTTATTTTGTTAGGTGGTGTTATTCAAACCTATCGAACATTTCAATCCTATCGTGAAAAAGGATTTTGGGCTTCCTTCGTTGTGAGTTTAATGTATCTTCTATTTGGAATTTTATTGCTTATTGACCCTTCCGCTGGTGTCATTTCGTTAACAATACTATTAATGCTCTTTTTCATTTTTGAAGGTGTTGCCAAAATCATCATGGGATTTCAACTGAAATCTACTAACAGCTGGATATGGTTTATCTTTAGCGGAGCCTTATCATTAATGATGGCTGGAATCATTTGGATGGGCTGGCCAGAAACAGCATTTTGGGTACTTGGCCTTTTGGTCGGAATCAATTTACTATTTTTTGGATTATCGCTTACATTTTTAGCTTTAGGAATAACTAAAATTGATCAGGAACAATTAAAATAA
- the pdeM gene encoding ligase-associated DNA damage response endonuclease PdeM: MKCLIENQTCHFLPQRGVYWEEQKTLIIADVHLGKATTFRKAGILIPDGSMEADLRQLNLLIQNLQPDHCIVVGDLIHATSGLSEYVQNTFTDWLKMLPCDLHLVMGNHDKNLVKHLPKTWSFHIHANHFLMEPFYFCHIPCLQKPWFVWSGHLHPKIELKSRHDRLSLHCFQIFPKLGILPAFSEFVGGSFVKKDSDCNIFGIVDSSVIKL; this comes from the coding sequence ATGAAATGCCTCATTGAAAATCAAACATGTCATTTTTTGCCTCAAAGAGGAGTTTATTGGGAAGAACAAAAAACGTTGATAATCGCGGATGTTCATTTGGGAAAAGCTACCACGTTTAGAAAAGCAGGCATACTTATTCCGGACGGAAGCATGGAGGCGGATTTACGGCAACTCAATTTATTGATACAGAACTTACAGCCAGATCATTGTATTGTTGTGGGTGATTTGATTCACGCGACGAGTGGTTTGTCTGAATATGTACAAAATACGTTTACTGATTGGTTAAAAATGCTGCCTTGTGACTTACATTTAGTCATGGGTAATCATGACAAAAACCTTGTTAAACATTTGCCTAAAACATGGTCGTTTCACATTCATGCTAATCATTTCTTGATGGAACCATTCTATTTCTGTCATATTCCTTGCTTACAAAAACCCTGGTTTGTTTGGTCAGGCCATCTTCATCCAAAAATTGAGCTAAAAAGTAGACATGATCGTTTAAGTTTGCATTGCTTTCAAATTTTTCCTAAGCTTGGTATTTTACCTGCTTTCAGCGAATTTGTTGGAGGTTCATTTGTGAAAAAAGACTCAGATTGTAACATTTTTGGTATCGTGGATTCTTCGGTGATTAAACTTTAA
- a CDS encoding lipocalin family protein: MRHHFFVILFSSLFLYYQNIQGIEYPPFQTVSNVDLNRYMGTWYEIARLDEPWDRGCYHNPMVIYTMQSDGIIQVVNQCDINSFFKSVQRAEGTAEIIDKQTQAKWKITFPATEQYKGLPIGDYWIIILADDYSYAAVSDSDQKHLWILSRTPFLPEVIYKQILDKVVLLMPDLNILNVFRAKQDSSAKATK; this comes from the coding sequence ATGAGACATCATTTTTTTGTAATTCTATTTTCTAGTCTTTTTCTTTATTACCAAAATATTCAAGGAATAGAATATCCTCCCTTTCAAACAGTTTCAAATGTCGATTTAAATCGTTATATGGGCACCTGGTATGAAATTGCCCGTTTAGATGAGCCATGGGATAGAGGATGTTATCATAACCCAATGGTTATTTATACAATGCAAAGTGATGGAATCATTCAGGTTGTTAATCAATGCGATATAAATAGTTTTTTTAAATCTGTCCAGAGGGCAGAAGGAACAGCCGAAATTATTGATAAACAAACGCAGGCAAAGTGGAAAATCACCTTTCCGGCTACAGAACAGTATAAAGGATTGCCTATTGGAGATTACTGGATCATTATTTTAGCAGATGATTATAGTTACGCAGCTGTTAGTGATTCTGATCAAAAACATTTGTGGATATTAAGCCGCACACCCTTTTTACCTGAAGTTATTTATAAACAAATTTTAGATAAAGTTGTTCTTTTGATGCCGGATTTAAACATTTTAAATGTATTTCGAGCCAAACAAGATTCTTCTGCTAAAGCAACAAAATAA
- a CDS encoding ferritin — translation MNDKIYTALNEQIKHEFYSSYLYLSIASYFDNIPLDGFAKWFRKQAEEEHEHGMKFYNYIIDRNLHVDLQPIDKPPVKFNSIEEIFKLALEQERKVTHLIYQIYELAVQEKDHATHVFLQWFITEQVEEEKNAQDNLDQIILIGDDKAALFVIDQNFQKKIS, via the coding sequence ATGAACGACAAAATTTATACAGCCTTAAATGAGCAAATCAAGCACGAGTTTTATTCCTCTTACCTTTATCTTTCTATTGCATCGTATTTTGATAATATTCCCTTAGATGGATTTGCAAAATGGTTTCGTAAACAAGCTGAAGAGGAACATGAGCATGGGATGAAGTTTTATAATTATATCATCGATCGAAACCTTCATGTAGATCTTCAACCAATTGATAAACCTCCTGTGAAATTTAATTCTATTGAAGAGATTTTTAAACTTGCTCTTGAACAGGAAAGAAAAGTCACGCATTTGATTTATCAAATTTATGAGTTAGCTGTTCAAGAAAAAGATCATGCAACACATGTCTTTCTCCAATGGTTTATCACAGAGCAAGTCGAAGAAGAAAAAAATGCTCAAGATAATTTAGACCAAATTATATTAATTGGTGATGACAAAGCCGCCTTGTTTGTGATTGATCAAAACTTCCAAAAGAAAATTAGCTAA
- a CDS encoding SDR family oxidoreductase gives MIEKQKEKTFPPQKQTPPGEQFKMYPLPKDEKKDLKGSGKLFDQVAIITGGDSGIGRAVAISFAKEGADIVVVYLNEHKDAEETKKLVEEKGRKCLLIAGDIGQNSFCQSAIKETIQAFGKLNILVNNAAEQHPQVSIEDITEEQLEKTFRTNIYSLFFMTKAALPHLEKVKGTIINTTSVTAYKGKKTLIDYSATKGAIVAFTRSLSLSLVEKGIRVNGVAPGPIWTPLITSTFSEEKVSVFGSNVPMKRAGQPDEVAPCYVFLASQDSSYISGQILHPNGGEIING, from the coding sequence ATGATTGAAAAACAGAAAGAAAAGACATTTCCTCCTCAAAAGCAAACTCCTCCTGGTGAACAATTTAAAATGTATCCTTTACCTAAAGATGAGAAAAAAGATTTAAAAGGAAGCGGTAAATTATTTGATCAAGTAGCCATTATCACGGGAGGCGATAGCGGGATTGGAAGAGCAGTAGCGATTAGTTTTGCAAAAGAAGGAGCTGACATTGTAGTTGTTTATTTAAATGAACATAAAGATGCGGAAGAAACAAAAAAGCTTGTTGAAGAGAAAGGGAGAAAATGTTTGTTAATTGCAGGGGACATTGGCCAGAATAGTTTTTGCCAATCCGCGATAAAAGAAACGATTCAAGCTTTTGGAAAACTCAATATTTTAGTCAATAATGCGGCTGAACAGCACCCGCAAGTTTCTATTGAAGATATTACTGAAGAGCAGTTAGAGAAAACTTTCAGAACGAATATTTATTCTTTATTTTTTATGACTAAGGCTGCACTTCCCCATTTAGAAAAGGTTAAAGGGACCATCATTAATACAACCTCTGTTACGGCTTATAAAGGAAAAAAAACTTTAATTGATTATTCAGCGACTAAAGGCGCTATTGTTGCTTTTACTCGTTCTTTATCTTTATCATTAGTTGAAAAAGGAATTCGGGTCAATGGCGTGGCACCAGGGCCTATTTGGACACCTTTAATTACTTCAACTTTTTCTGAAGAAAAAGTTTCTGTTTTTGGTTCTAATGTTCCTATGAAGCGAGCTGGGCAACCAGATGAAGTAGCCCCTTGTTATGTCTTCTTGGCTTCTCAAGATTCTTCTTATATTTCAGGACAAATTTTGCATCCTAATGGGGGAGAAATTATTAATGGTTAA